The proteins below come from a single Felis catus isolate Fca126 chromosome A1, F.catus_Fca126_mat1.0, whole genome shotgun sequence genomic window:
- the LOC123378996 gene encoding transcription factor BTF3-like, protein MFTNQGTGVHFKNPKVQASLAAKTFTITGHAEAKQLTEMLPSFLNQLGADGLTSLRLAEALPTQCVDGKVPLATGEEGDDDVPDLVENLDEASKNEANE, encoded by the coding sequence ATGttcacaaaccaaggaacagGGGTCCACTTTAAGAACCCTAAAGTTCAGGCATCCCTGGCAGCGAAAACTTTCACCATTACAGGTCACGCTGAGGCAAAGCAGCTGACAGAAATGCTACCCAGTTTCTTGAACCAACTTGGTGCAGACGGTCTGACTAGTTTAAGACTGGCTGAAGCTCTGCCCACACAGTGTGTGGATGGAAAGGTACCGCTTGCTACCGGAGAGGAGGGCGATGATGACGTTCCAGATCTTGTGGAAAACTTGGATGAAGCTTCAAAGAACGAAGCAAATGAATAG